The Heyndrickxia vini genome contains a region encoding:
- a CDS encoding aspartyl-phosphate phosphatase Spo0E family protein: protein MYTYGNAIKEKRYLKRIQVKREEMIQLGKRYGLTNDKTIFCSQELDTLLNEYYKFQQSNDRSLKPVVIKESSFIIYKSKKHSNERVVKYNVLNAI from the coding sequence GTGTATACCTATGGCAATGCAATAAAAGAAAAAAGATATTTAAAGCGAATTCAAGTAAAAAGGGAAGAAATGATACAACTTGGAAAACGATATGGGTTAACAAATGATAAAACTATTTTTTGCTCTCAGGAATTAGACACGTTATTGAATGAATACTACAAATTCCAACAATCAAATGATAGAAGTTTGAAACCTGTCGTTATCAAGGAATCTTCATTTATTATATATAAAAGTAAAAAACATAGTAATGAGAGAGTTGTGAAATATAACGTATTAAATGCTATTTAA